A genomic region of Pelodiscus sinensis isolate JC-2024 chromosome 1, ASM4963464v1, whole genome shotgun sequence contains the following coding sequences:
- the NRIP1 gene encoding nuclear receptor-interacting protein 1, with product MTHGEELGSEMHQDSVVLTYLEGLLMHQAAAGSGTAIDKKPTGQSGEDQNFKNSGNIFPNCQSNGPVLNTHTYQGSGMLHLKKARLLQSSEDWNAAKRRRLSDSIVDLNGKKEALLAGMVENVPKGKQDSTLLASLLQSFSSRLQSVALSQQIRQSLKEQGYSLSHDSLQVEKDVRCYGVASSRLKTLLKKRKAKEQKLDTTLPDATTNLPKERFVESPHTGQSGPKAMNEPLSCAARLQAVASMVEKRSSPTASPKPSIACSQLALLLSSEAHLQQYSREHALKAQHANQVASERLAAMARLQESAQKDLGHFSLSKGMPSHLNGETRSSTKITTNKSNMAPFQSPVGIIHSPPRNVGYKNALEKNHLKPSPSNSLLLHLLKSQNATKQTKGHEQNERVGVFEDRSTPTTVDEYSDNNPSLTEDESSDDESSHSNCLPIDLSFKQRIDKQDSGLPASLDNLTRPLLHNWDPKIPCLENSMENKEDKGTPRDSKLNPHQKVTLLQLLLGHKSEENKEKNTDTQGPHGVADVAKFTVQTDKRTPVTESPTANRITPLSTPPLLISTKADSPINLSHQSSLGVKRNSPPYACNIQPEGLLNPASKHLIDLTKNKELQGTKLNRNESAQNSAAFSASKLLQNLAQCGMQTSISGEEQRTSKQLLPINTDKPIGLIDRLNSPLITNVPGKFEENKIFSCHSTSTEQGLPSSEIENLLERRTVLQLLLGTPTKGKSEKKERMLLKDESSQEQALSEQILTVKIKTEPCEESNTPPNLNAQPITEHKGNSFQGIVHSVQRNIGASPMSEDLKPEPRLPDDFSFSKNGLLSRLLRQNQDSYPVDDLDRSHRNSELTVLDSKSLCTIPKKRKFHTEPSESPLKKVKSNVPDASNNPISPAEALYRPLLNQQELKFNRSDLEFKYAAGQGSNNESENRSWSRDSKGFNVLKQLLLSENCERDFSQHRNSAVTEGKKKGNKSNVANNKPEFNVSAINAFMGNPVQPISCVDHRTFQYPVAMKSPTSSPFSEHLGCTVSRPESDQFSVCPIPGEKGPIRWVITGMDKGEYEKASPRLTKTNPILYYMLQKGGNSVNSQEAHKDIWSEPSFMENSTPVTIKEELLPDTEPKTPLHNVRSPYNSHMGNKSSHKHNVNGDVYGLLEKVLTIKKEPE from the coding sequence ATGACTCATGGAGAAGAGCTTGGCTCTGAGATGCACCAGGATTCTGTTGTTCTAACTTACTTAGAGGGATTACTAATGCATCAAGCAGCAGCAGGCTCAGGTACTGCCATTGACAAAAAGCCTACAGGGCAGAGTGGTGAGGATCAAAACTTTAAGAATTCAGGAAATATATTTCCCAACTGTCAAAGTAATGGTCCTGTTCTTAACACACATACATATCAGGGATCTGGCATGTTGCATCTCAAAAAAGCAAGACTATTACAGTCTTCTGAAGACTGGAATGCAGCAAAGAGAAGGCGGTTGTCTGATTCCATTGTGGATTTGAACGGGAAAAAAGAAGCTTTGTTAGCTGGCATGGTTGAAAATGTGCCTAAAGGCAAACAGGATAGCACATTACTTGCCTCTTTGCTTCAGTCATTCAGCTCTAGGCTGCAAAGCGTTGCTCTGTCACAACAGATTAGGCAGAGCCTCAAGGAGCAAGGGTATTCCCTCAGCCATGATTCTTTACAAGTGGAGAAAGATGTAAGGTGCTATGGTGTTGCATCTAGTCGCTTGAAAACTCTgctgaagaaaagaaaagcaaaagaacAAAAGCTGGACACCACTTTGCCTGATGCAACAACGAACCTGCCTAAGGAGAGGTTTGTAGAGTCTCCACATACAGGGCAGAGTGGACCCAAGGCAATGAATGAACCTCTGTCATGTGCTGCAAGATTACAAGCAGTTGCAAGCATGGTAGAGAAAAGATCTAGTCCTACTGCTTCGCCTAAACCTAGCATAGCTTGTAGTCAGCTAGCTTTACTACTTTCAAGTGAAGCTCATTTGCAGCAGTATTCCAGGGAACATGCTTTAAAAGCACAACATGCAAATCAGGTGGCAAGCGAGAGACTTGCTGCCATGGCTAGATTACAAGAAAGTGCCCAGAAAGACCTTGGCCATTTCAGTCTATCAAAAGGAATGCCAAGCCATCTGAATGGAGAAACGAGATCGTCAACCAAAATAACAACAAACAAAAGCAATATGGCACCATTTCAGAGCCCCGTTGGAATCATTCATTCTCCTCCCAGAAATGTAGGATATAAGAATGCATTGGAAAAGAACCATTTAAAACCATCTCCTAGCAACAGTTTGCTTTTACATCTTCTCAAAAGTCAAAATGCTACAAAACAAACCAAAGGGCATGAGCAGAATGAGAGAGTGGGTGTTTTTGAGGACCGTAGCACACCAACTACTGTGGATGAGTATTCAGACAACAATCCCAGTCTTACAGAAGATGAGAGCAGTGATGATGAAAGCTCCCATTCTAACTGTCTTCCTATAGATTTATCTTTCAAACAGAGGATAGACAAACAAGATTCTGGACTGCCTGCTTCTCTAGATAATCTGACTCGGCCATTATTGCATAATTGGGATCCAAAAATTCCATGTCTAGAGAACAGTATGGAGAATAAAGAAGATAAAGGCACTCCTAGAGATTCAAAACTGAATCCACATCAGAAAGTAACACTGCTTCAGTTATTACTTGGGCATAAGAGTgaagaaaacaaagagaaaaatacaGACACTCAGGGACCACACGGTGTAGCTGATGTGGCAAAATTTACTGTACAAACTGATAAGAGGACTCCTGTGACAGAAAGTCCCACTGCGAATCGAATAACTCCATTAAGCACTCCTCCTTTACTTATTTCTACGAAAGCAGACTCTCCTATAAATCTCTCCCACCAATCTTCTCTAGGAGTCAAACGCAATTCACCACCATATGCTTGCAACATCCAGCCAGAGGGGCTCTTGAATCCAGCATCTAAACATTTGATCGATCTTACAAAAAATAAAGAACTTCAAGGAACTAAACTAAACAGAAATGAAAGTGCACAAAATTCTGCTGCTTTCAGTGCCAGCAAGCTGTTGCAGAACTTAGCTCAGTGTGGAATGCAGACTTCCATTTCAGGTGAAGAGCAAAGAACCAGCAAACAGCTGCTACCAATAAATACGGATAAACCAATAGGGTTGATTGATAGATTGAACAGTCCTTTAATCACAAATGTACCAGGTaaatttgaagaaaacaaaatattcagtTGTCATTCTACATCCACCGAACAAGGACTTCCCAGTTCAGAAATAGAAAATCTCCTTGAAAGACGCACTGTCCTTCAGTTGCTGCTGGGAACCCCCACTAAAGGCAAAAGTGAAAAGAAAGAGAGGATGCTTTTAAAAGATGAAAGTTCACAAGAACAGGCTTTGAGTGAGCAAATATTGACAGTAAAAATAAAAACCGAACCTTGTGAAGAATCAAATACGCCTCCTAATCTAAATGCCCAGCCAATAACAGAACATAAGGGTAACAGTTTTCAAGGGATAGTTCATTCAGTGCAGAGAAACATAGGTGCCTCTCCCATGTCTGAGGACTTGAAACCTGAGCCTCGTTTGCCTgatgatttttctttttcaaaaaatggcTTGTTAAGTCGATTGCTGAGACAGAATCAAGACAGTTACCCTGTGGATGATCTGGACAGAAGTCACAGAAATAGTGAGCTGACAGTTCTAGACTCAAAGAGCCTTTGCACCATTCCTAAGAAGAGAAAGTTTCATACCGAGCCTTCAGAAAGTCCATTAAAAAAGGTAAAAAGCAATGTGCCCGATGCTTCGAACAATCCAATTTCTCCTGCAGAGGCATTGTATCGGCCTTTGCTTAACCAGCAAGAGCTGAAATTCAACAGAAGTGATCTTGAATTTAAATATGCTGCAGGTCAGGGTTCAAATAATGAAAGTGAAAATAGGAGTTGGTCTAGAGATAGTAAAGGCTTTAATGTGTTGAAACAACTGCTTCTCTCAGAAAACTGTGAGAGAGATTTTTCACAGCATAGGAATAGTGCAGTAACAGAGGGCaagaagaaaggaaataaaagtaATGTAGCAAATAATAAACCTGAATTTAATGTTTCTGCAATAAATGCCTTCATGGGAAATCCTGTACAACCAATCAGTTGTGTAGATCACAGGACATTTCAGTATCCAGTAGCAATGAAGAGTCCTACAAGTTCCCCGTTCTCTGAACATTTGGGATGTACAGTATCTAGACCTGAATCTGACCAATTTAGTGTTTGCCCCATCCCTGGTGAAAAAGGCCCTATCAGATGGGTTATCACGGGAATGGACAAGGGTGAATATGAAAAAGCCTCCCCGAGACTGACCAAAACCAATCCGATATTGTATTACATGTTACAGAAAGGAGGCAATTCTGTTAATAGCCAAGAAGCACATAAGGACATTTGGAGTGAACCTTCATTTATGGAAAATTCAACTCCTGTTACAATCAAGGAGGAGTTATTACCTGACACTGAACCTAAAACGCCTCTACATAATGTAAGAAGCCCTTACAATAGCCATATGGGGAATAAGAGCTCCCATAAACATAATGTGAATGGGGACGTGTATGGACTCTTGGAAAAAGTGCTAACAATCAAAAAAGAACCAGAGTGA